Proteins encoded by one window of Aspergillus puulaauensis MK2 DNA, chromosome 4, nearly complete sequence:
- a CDS encoding uncharacterized protein (COG:S;~EggNog:ENOG410PUYM;~InterPro:IPR036236,IPR036864,IPR007219,IPR013087, IPR001138;~PFAM:PF00172,PF04082,PF00096;~go_function: GO:0000981 - DNA-binding transcription factor activity, RNA polymerase II-specific [Evidence IEA];~go_function: GO:0003677 - DNA binding [Evidence IEA];~go_function: GO:0008270 - zinc ion binding [Evidence IEA];~go_process: GO:0006351 - transcription, DNA-templated [Evidence IEA];~go_process: GO:0006355 - regulation of transcription, DNA-templated [Evidence IEA]), whose protein sequence is MHSCQVCDKTYQTRGSLTRHLRNHSVHDSQHVCPTCGVAFSRRDLLRRHIRIHRLARSNLNTPTTLNDPVTPAPRRRCHTACQPCRDARVKCDGGSPCSQCIASQTECLAGSRTRRVSRAVDKECRYEQSAHCDDEEALSGARAETSVTAAPDMLHSPVSTVDAPTIPFLGSEDPMPDVGNIDHLADMDFSWTDSLSCTTSSWPWLHESLFLQGNPGLNWTSDFCTLAPGDMVPDSGRDIIPLDAAQQLPFISPQTITSTAARSEAESGPSSPSGAAPAKPESRLQESESQGQAALQQDQIVEELVAYAERQIATPASKLSRSLFWQSISIRIAEAFRIDGWDSHRSTATLDRLMQIYKERFSPLWPLLSGKEFDSCEVHPLLFLTVVSIGCMYGTTQECSLGNKLHERIRRYLAGSLIGLEDAEGDILWLGRARLLTQVAALYFGQRRAFSYAQHLGAINIAQARRMDLFSTVGHPGKTGDLSLEQQTVRWQSAESRKRLAFGILRADVFTSVLLNTRPLLSAEEIYLDLPASDEIWMNLDTIPMEQLASRLNDESSRALGLPFCDLVRIASDRGEALLNMNPRGYELLIFGLQEHVWRFSHDRSMFPRLIGQSDHCVAQKENLPCSPNGLSISASLQTDQLGRTYRVMNDLRNDRCRITETLQRWEQSFTAARTTQWFGQDRTSVMSSLLLLYISYLRLCVPLADLHSAAYNLMDHKPLDPKKLQTLQEWAKGPEAVQAVKHVCQVWSLLNQERFRSGTDKAKYNLLAFSGLHHAAVVIWAFSGAHSKPVAEAAELPGWSDMAAIPIQRDRTRSLLRAVVSLYRHLIPRGWYSFAAVAESLAAQPFPDSTR, encoded by the coding sequence ATGCATTCATGTCAAGTGTGCGATAAGACGTACCAGACGCGTGGCTCCTTGACTCGGCACCTGCGAAACCATTCCGTCCATGATAGCCAGCATGTCTGTCCAACGTGCGGAGTGGCTTTCTCGCGCCGCGACCTCCTGCGACGCCATATTCGCATCCATCGCCTTGCGCGAAGCAACCTCAACACGCCCACGACCCTCAACGATCCCGTCACGCCTGCTCCCCGCCGTCGCTGTCATACGGCGTGCCAGCCTTGTCGCGATGCGCGGGTGAAATGTGATGGAGGAAGCCCCTGCTCCCAGTGTATCGCATCACAAACAGAGTGCCTTGCCGGATCACGCACCCGGCGTGTGAGCCGCGCCGTCGATAAAGAATGTCGGTACGAACAGTCTGCTCATtgcgatgatgaggaggcttTGTCCGGGGCAAGAGCCGAAACGTCCGTAACGGCAGCGCCAGACATGCTTCACTCACCAGTCTCGACTGTTGATGCACCGACAATACCCTTCTTGGGCTCCGAGGATCCGATGCCGGACGTAGGCAATATAGACCATCTGGCCGACATGGACTTCAGCTGGACCGACTCTTTGTCGTGCACGACCAGTTCATGGCCTTGGCTGCACGAGAGTCTGTTCTTACAGGGGAATCCCGGCCTGAATTGGACCAGTGACTTCTGCACCCTTGCTCCTGGTGATATGGTTCCAGACTCTGGCCGAGACATTATACCTCTCGATGCGGCACAGCAGCTACCTTTTATATCCCCCCAGACTATCACCTCGACGGCTGCAAGGAGTGAGGCCGAGTCTGGGCCCTCATCACCATCGGGGGCAGCGCCTGCAAAACCAGAGTCCCGACTGCAGGAATCCGAATCCCAGGGTCAAGCAGCCCTTCAGCAGGACCAGATAGTAGAAGAGCTCGTGGCCTACGCGGAGAGGCAGATTGCCACTCCAGCCTCCAAGCTCTCTCGATCCTTGTTCTGGCAATCTATATCGATTCGAATCGCAGAAGCATTCCGCATCGACGGTTGGGACTCACATAGGTCCACGGCAACCTTGGATCGCCTGATGCAGATTTACAAAGAAAGGTTTTCTCCGCTGTGGCCATTGCTGAGTGGGAAGGAGTTTGATTCCTGCGAAGTTCACCCCTTGCTCTTTCTGACTGTTGTTTCTATCGGATGCATGTATGGGACTACGCAAGAATGCAGTCTCGGCAACAAGCTTCACGAACGCATCCGTCGCTATCTAGCTGGATCTCTGATTGGCCTTGAGGATGCTGAAGGCGACATACTTTGGCTGGGGCGAGCCCGGCTGTTGACCCAGGTCGCAGCTCTGTATTTCGGGCAACGGCGGGCCTTCTCTTACGCGCAACACCTTGGTGCGATAAATATCGCACAGGCGCGGCGAATGGATCTATTCTCTACCGTGGGCCATCCCGGCAAGACAGGAGATCTTTCTCTCGAACAACAGACTGTGCGTTGGCAAAGCGCCGAGTCCAGGAAGCGTCTTGCCTTTGGAATTCTAAGAGCAGATGTCTTCACAAGCGTCCTTCTGAACACGCGGCCGCTTCTGTCGGCTGAAGAGATCTACCTAGACCTCCCTGCCAGTGACGAGATTTGGATGAACCTGGATACCATTCCTATGGAGCAACTCGCCTCGCGGCTGAATGACGAGTCTTCGCGCGCACTGGGTCTCCCATTCTGCGATTTGGTTAGGATTGCGAGTGACCGCGGGGAGGCTCTCCTTAACATGAACCCAAGGGGCTATGAGCTCCTGATATTCGGCCTCCAAGAGCATGTTTGGCGATTCAGCCACGACCGAAGCATGTTCCCGCGTCTCATCGGTCAGTCAGATCATTGTGTTGCCCAGAAAGAGAATCTACCGTGCTCGCCAAACGGGCTTTCCATCTCAGCATCATTACAGACGGACCAACTTGGTCGTACCTATCGTGTCATGAATGATCTTCGAAACGACCGTTGCCGCATTACCGAAACCCTACAGCGATGGGAGCAGAGCTTCACAGCAGCTCGCACCACACAATGGTTCGGCCAAGACAGGACCAGCGTGATGAGCAGCTTACTCCTTCTGTACATCTCGTACCTGAGACTATGTGTGCCCCTTGCTGACCTTCACTCGGCCGCATATAACCTCATGGACCACAAACCTCTGGACCCAAAGAAGCTACAGACACTCCAGGAGTGGGCAAAGGGGCCAGAGGCAGTTCAAGCCGTCAAGCACGTATGTCAGGTTTGGTCGCTGCTGAACCAAGAACGATTTCGCTCCGGCACCGACAAGGCAAAGTACAACCTCCTTGCCTTTTCGGGCTTACACCACGCGGCCGTCGTGATCTGGGCCTTTTCTGGGGCTCATAGTAAGCCTGTTGCTGAAGCCGCCGAGCTTCCTGGATGGAGCGATATGGCAgcaatccccatccaacGAGACCGAACCCGGTCGCTGCTGCGGGCAGTTGTCAGTTTGTACAGGCACCTGATACCAAGAGGTTGGTATTCCTTTGCGGCCGTTGCAGAAAGCTTAGCTGCGCAGCCATTTCCGGACTCTACTCGATGA
- a CDS encoding uncharacterized protein (COG:Q;~EggNog:ENOG410PHWX;~InterPro:IPR002347,IPR036291;~PFAM:PF00106,PF13561,PF08659,PF01370;~go_process: GO:0055114 - oxidation-reduction process [Evidence IEA]), with protein MPDALNPYGPLYSNPQGVGDKRPTALQVVRDEGALGTYSGKVALVTGGTNGIGVETARALHATGADVYFTARDAAKGERIRLDILSRSEGRGKLEVLMMDLDSLESIRAAADSFLKKSQRLDILVNNAGIMAPPYSKTTDGFERQFGVNHLAHFLLTILLLPLLEKSATRNLSSRVINISSSSHRHGLVSFEHFNSHPSIYNPEAAYAQSKTANIWTANYIDRVYGSRGVHALSVGPGGIWTGLLAYIPPELVELFKKDESIVPNMQTAEQGAATTLWAAVGRVWEGKGGEYLHDCRVAPPEKGDLYSVMSSCSAPWVKGRVDDEDRLWRLSEELVNAQAP; from the exons ATGCCCGACGCCCTAAACCCATACGGACCCCTCTACTCAAACCCCCAAGGCGTCGGTGATAAACGCCCAACCGCCCTGCAAGTCGTCCGCGACGAAGGCGCCCTAGGCACCTACAGCGGCAAAGTCGCCTTGGTAACCGGCGGGACCAACGGAATCGGTGTTGAGACTGCACGAGCACTGCATGCCACCGGCGCAGATGTATACTTCACTGCCCGGGACGCAGCCAAGGGCGAGAGGATCCGCCTGGATATCCTATCCCGGTCAGAGGGGCGTGGGAAATTGGAGGTTCTCATGATGGATTTGGATTCATTGGAGTCTATCCGGGCCGCGGCGGATTCCTTCTTAAAGAAGAGTCAGAGGTTGGATATTCTTGTTAACAATGCTG GAATAATGGCGCCCCCCTACAGTAAAACCACCGACGGCTTCGAGCGCCAATTCGGGGTAAACCACCTTGCCCACTTTCTGCTCACTATCCtgctcctccctcttctcgaaAAAAGCGCAACGCGCAATCTCTCCTCCCGGGTAATCaacatctcctcctcctcgcacCGCCACGGCCTCGTCAGCTTCGAGCACTTCAATTCCCACCCATCAATATACAACCCAGAGGCCGCATACGCCCAAAGCAAGACCGCCAATATCTGGACCGCCAACTACATCGACCGCGTATACGGAAGCCGGGGCGTGCATGCGCTTTCCGTTGGTCCGGGGGGCATTTGGACGGGTTTGCTCGCGTACATCCCGCCggagttggtggagttgTTTAAGAAGGATGAGTCGATTGTGCCGAATATGCAGACTGCCGAGCAGGGTGCGGCCACTACACTCTGGGCGGCTGTTGGGAGGGTttgggaggggaaggggggTGAGTATCTTCATGATTGTAGGGTGGCGCCGCCGGAGAAGGGGGATCTGTATTCGGTAATGAGTAGTTGTTCGGCGCCGTGGGTTAAGGGGAgggtggatgatgaggataggTTATGGCGGTTGAGTGAGGAATTGGTCAATGCACAGGCCCCATAA
- a CDS encoding SDR family oxidoreductase (COG:Q;~EggNog:ENOG410QAN1;~InterPro:IPR002347,IPR036291,IPR020904;~PFAM:PF00106,PF13561,PF08659;~go_function: GO:0016491 - oxidoreductase activity [Evidence IEA];~go_process: GO:0055114 - oxidation-reduction process [Evidence IEA]) — MPSVENKKSWLITGASSGLGLEMALAALRAGHCVVGTGRNIEFAANNCPDFERLGGRWLQLDVSQPEAQRVVEDFLAAEQQQEHWVVVNNAGSTLVGTVEDMSEAQIDAYMQANLHGAIRVWKACLPVLRRNRTGTLITISSVWGFVPKCEHMLYSAAKAALESLTESYADLLRPFGIRVMIIEPGGFRTGFPENAARSDRGVTGDYEERIEAWMGVLDEASRDRTVVNGDPRLFGERILNAVDGEGAFKEIGKELRVPLGSDCYGILGQRLKELGEGYARISEIAKSTDVAS, encoded by the exons ATGCCGTCAGTCGAAAACAAGAAAAGCTggctcatcaccggcgcctCATCAGGGCTTGGACTCGAAATGGCCCTGGCCGCACTGCGCGCCGGACACTGCGTGGTTGGGACCGGCCGGAACATCGAATTTGCTGCGAATAACTGTCCTGATTTTGAGCGACTTGGTGGTAGATGGCTGCAGCTAGACGTTTCTCAGCCAGAGGCGCAACGGGTTGTGGAGGATTTCCTTGCTGCGGAG cagcagcaggagcacTGGGTTGTTGTAAATAATGCAGGCAGCACCCTAGTCGGGACAGTGGAAGACATGAGCGAAGCCCAAATCGACGCGTACATGCAAGCGAACCTCCACGGGGCGATTCGCGTATGGAAGGCTTGCCTGCCGGTTCTCCGCCGAAATCGCACTGGTACCCTTATTACTATATCATCCGTCTGGGGGTTTGTACCCAAATGCGAACATATGCTCTACAGTGCCGCCAAAGCCGCGCTGGAATCGTTGACGGAATCTTACGCCGACCTGCTGCGTCCATTTGGGATTCGGGTTATGATTATTGAGCCGGGGGGGTTTCGGACGGGGTTTCCGGAGAATGCCGCGAGGTCGGATAGGGGAGTGACAGGGGATTATGAGGAGAGGATTGAGGCTTGGATGGGGGTTTTGGACGAGGCGAGTAGGGATAGGACTGTTGTGAATGGGGATCCGAGGCTGTTTGGGGAGAGGATTCTGAATGcggtggatggggagggagCGTTTAAGGAGATCGGAAAAGAACTGAGGGTGCCTCTGGGCTCTGATTGCTATGGTATATTGGGGCAACGACTGAAGGAACTAGGAGAAGGATATGCCAGAATATCTGAAATTGCGAAGTCGACAGACGTCGCTAGTTAA
- a CDS encoding fungal specific transcription factor domain-containing protein (COG:S;~EggNog:ENOG410PVH8;~InterPro:IPR007219;~PFAM:PF04082;~go_function: GO:0003677 - DNA binding [Evidence IEA];~go_function: GO:0008270 - zinc ion binding [Evidence IEA];~go_process: GO:0006351 - transcription, DNA-templated [Evidence IEA]) codes for MLPRPSGMRLGKACCYEGARFPSNTQASPLRSQQDTTPLSASTGLAETTALSRFFLDSDAYRPMSLDAIPKIAAPDEIHGLLGSQSDIDTVYLDYFSGTHRWLPILSQKEMYERACTTDLKLDAGFSLLVLSMKLSSTPIEMQDVHSSLYNAVTELSFSLENNGLLSLDLIQSLILMSIYQVAHGLYPAGFMSVSRAARLATLMGLHNRDKIQLYAKPNTWTGREGERRTWWAIMILDVFTNMKIPGLPPATPPPGTTDLLPCTEDAWDSGQVASNQPVFVDHSPVDFSLGLFANTCQAAHLLGNVARHRDRNNTDPAIDRRLYLSEAYQIHLTLVSLGLHLSQICFVGDGDIEKSHFVAIALCCCARITLYGIYGCNENSSTGGTRIVEEISMQQASIEGLYEVVEDVSRLAESILRYASVSDDARLCRLSPLFSHCLYLAISESAWFYREEKSVARAKQLQGIIEALRALGRVWRTVDGYMALLEDEGSLMSHD; via the exons ATGCTCCCGAGACCTTCCGGCATGCGCCTTG GAAAGGCCTGCTGCTATGAAGGTGCACGGTTTCCTAGTAATACACAGGCATCACCACTACGCTCCCAGCAGGATACGACCCCACTCTCAGCGTCTACCGGCCTTGCTGAGACAACAGCTCTGTCGCGGTTTTTTCTCGATTCAGATGCATATCGTCCTATGAGTCTCGATGCGATACCAAAAATCGCTGCGCCTGATGAAATCCATGGCCTCCTCGGCTCGCAGAGTGACATCGACACAGTCTACTTGGACTACTTTTCTGGAACCCACCGCTGGCTTCCTATTCTGAGTCAAAAGGAAATGTATGAGAGAGCATGTACCACTGACTTGAAACTAGACGCCGGTTTCTCGCTTTTGGTGTTGAGTATGAAGTTGTCATCCACTCCCATCGAGATGCAAGACGTGCACTCGTCGCTTTATAACGCTGTAACAGAGCTGTCGTTCAGCCTGGAAAACAACGGCCTTTTGTCTTTAGATTTGATCCAATCGCTCATCTTGATGTCGATATACCAAGTCGCGCATGGGTTATACCCCGCTGGCTTCATGAGCGTTTCACGAGCAGCACGATTAGCAACTCTCATGGGCCTGCATAACAGGGACAAAATCCAGTTATACGCAAAACCAAACACATGGACAGGACGAGAAGGCGAAAGAAGGACATGGTGGGCAATTATGATTCTCGATGT ATTCACCAATATGAAGATCCCCGGCTTACCCCCTGCCACACCCCCACCAGGCACCACAGACCTCCTCCCATGCACAGAAGACGCATGGGATAGCGGCCAAGTGGCCTCCAACCAGCCAGTATTTGTCGACCACTCCCCAGTCGATTTCTCGCTCGGCCTATTCGCCAATACATGCCAGGCCGCACATCTTCTAGGGAATGTAGCGCGGCACCGGGACCGCAATAACACCGATCCTGCAATCGACCGCCGTCTTTACCTCTCAGAAGCCTACCAGATCCATCTAACGCTCGTGTCGCTGGGCTTACATCTAAGCCAGATATGTTTCGTTGGCGACGGCGATATTGAGAAGAGCCACTTCGTAGCCATAGCGCTGTGCTGCTGCGCTCGGATAACGCTGTATGGGATATACGGGTGTAACGAGAATTCGTCCACAGGGGGAACTCGAATAGTCGAGGAGATATCCATGCAGCAAGCCTCAATCGAAGGTCTATATGAAGTTGTCGAAGATGTAAGCCGTCTGGCGGAGTCTATCCTGCGTTATGCGTCTGTATCAGATGATGCAAGACTTTGCCGTCTGAGTCCGCTGTTCAGTCACTGTCTTTACCTGGCTATATCCGAGTCTGCGTGGTTCTATCGCGAGGAGAAGAGTGTAGCTAGGGCGAAGCAGTTGCAGGGGATTATTGAGGCGTTGCGGGCTCTgggaagggtttggaggaCTGTTG ATGGTTATATGGCACTTCTTGAGGATGAGGGTTCTCTTATGTCTCATGACTAG
- a CDS encoding uncharacterized protein (COG:S;~EggNog:ENOG410PMEY;~InterPro:IPR009057,IPR006600;~PFAM:PF03221) translates to MPPKQHRVSQNLVEQEGRILLTISALKKNEISSTRRAAEVFNMPPSTLRDRLQGRQYRAEQRANSHRLSETQEEVLIRWIVSRDMRGAAPRPSQVTEMANLILQADNPPGYTPLSKNWTTTFTRRRPEVKSRFARRYNYQRAKCEDPRVIRAWFEQLQRVRIEYGIQDEDIFNFDETGFTMGILATSKVVTRANIPGKPHLIQPGNREWVTTIESINTIGWALPSTIIFKEKIYIEGWFQEGRLPED, encoded by the coding sequence ATGCCACCAAAACAACATCGGGTATCTCAAAATTTGGTGGAGCAAGAGGGGAGGATCCTACTTACTATTTCtgctttaaaaaaaaacgaaaTATCGAGTACTCGTCGCGCAGCAGAGGTTTTTAATATGCCTCCCTCTACACTCCGGGACCGACTACAAGGCCGGCAATATCGAGCAGAACAACGCGCCAACTCTCATAGGCTATCTGAAACTCAGGAAGAGGTCTTAATAAGATGGATAGTATCTAGGGACATGCGTGGAGCAGCTCCTAGGCCGTCCCAGGTGACAGAAATGGCCAATCTTATCCTACAAGCAGACAACCCGCCTGGATACACGCCTCTAAGCAAGAACTGGACCACAACCTTTACTAGAAGGCGCCCGGAGGTCAAGAGCCGCTTTGCACGAAGATATAATTACCAGCGAGCCAAATGTGAGGATCCTAGAGTTATTAGAGCGTGGTTTGAGCAGCTACAGAGGGTTCGAATAGAGTATGGGAttcaggatgaagatatcttcaATTTTGACGAAACAGGCTTTACAATGGGCATTTTAGCTACCTCTAAGGTAGTTACAAGAGCTAATATACCTGGAAAACCTCATCTTATTCAGCCAGGCAATCGGGAATGGGTGACAACCATCGAGAGTATCAATACAATAGGATGGGCCCTTCcttctactattatctttaaagaAAAGATCTATATAGAAGGATGGTTTCAAGAAGGCCGCTTACCAGAGGATTAG
- a CDS encoding uncharacterized protein (COG:G;~EggNog:ENOG410Q8QC;~InterPro:IPR005829,IPR005828,IPR036259,IPR020846;~PFAM:PF00083,PF07690;~TransMembrane:11 (n18-25c43/44o67-85i92-112o118-139i151-176o182-203i266-287o307-325i332-355o361-380i401-419o431-450i);~go_component: GO:0016021 - integral component of membrane [Evidence IEA];~go_function: GO:0022857 - transmembrane transporter activity [Evidence IEA];~go_process: GO:0055085 - transmembrane transport [Evidence IEA]), with amino-acid sequence MMPAQFTSGRRQFSLYNLFTILAVSFGSASYGWASSAIAPVLALPEFSEYFELTTRPNGLSLQATINGLFQTGGLLGVFIVSWFADKYGRRVAIAVPAIILVVTAALLAGATNVGEFIVWRFFAGAGTFMILAAVPTYMTEAVPPRNRGMLVDIHGAALLFGYMSVIWAGYGVFFWKNPNNWRVIFALQAVFPLAVLCMLPFLPESPRWLISQSRYDEARTTLDRLHTPEEAKMEFDQITSQLRIDSQLPKSYVSMFTKKSYRKRSLLSIGTTCAIQCSGILVLNNYQPTLYATLGYNVEKQLLLEGGWITLAWGSGVLGCFIIDRMPRPKLIAGALAGCMVCLIIIAALIANFVPSDNSAALNAIVAFLFIYVIFYEGGLDGTQFAYIGEIFPTHLRPKGMNLGVAGICLMNIIWLQSAPAGIANASWKYFLAYIIPGCLAAIGIWLFFPDTWGMPLEEIAMIFGDADEVTEGREDASASDNLEEKHRTGHVEQTRGETIV; translated from the exons ATGATGCCTGCTCAGTTCACCTCTGGAAGGCGCCAGTTCAGTCTCTACAACCTCTTTACCATCCTGGCCGTTTCCTTCGGGTCTGCTTCCTATGGCTGGGCTTCGTCCGCCATTGCCCCTGTCCTCGCCCTGCCTGAGTTTTCGGAATATTTTGAGCTCACGACCAGGCCCAACGGCTTGTCTCTGCAGGCCACAATTAATGGACTCTTCCAGACGGGAGGCCTTTTAGGCGTCTTTATCGTTAGCTGGTTCGCCGATAAGTACGGCCGTCGCGTCGCCATTGCTGTCCCTGCTATCATCCTCGTGGTCACAGCTGCGTTGTTGGCGGGCGCAACAAACGTTGGCGAGTTCATCGTCTGGCGCTTCTTTGCCGGTGCCGGGACTTTTATGATCCTAGCTGCTGTTCCTACTTACATGACTGAGGCCGTGCCGCCTCGCAATCGCGGTATGCTTGTTGACATCCACGGTGCAGCACTACTGTTTGGCTATATGAGTGTCATATGGGCCGGCTATggtgtcttcttctggaagaaTCCAAACAACTGGAGAGTCATATTTG CTCTACAGGCAGTGTTCCCTCTTGCTGTCCTTTGCATGCTTCCATTCCTTCCCGAGTCTCCACGATGGCTGATCAGCCAGAGTCGCTACGATGAGGCTCGGACCACCTTGGATCGTCTTCACACACCGGAAGAGGCCAAAATGGAGTTTGACCAGATCACTTCGCAGCTCAGAATCGACAGCCAGCTGCCGAAAAGCTACGTCTCCATGTTCACCAAAAAATCGTACCGCAAACGCTCGCTTCTCTCCATCGGTACTACGTGTGCCATTCAGTGCTCGGGAATCTTGGTCCTCAACAATTATCAACCCACTCTATATGCCACGCTCGGTTACAACGTCGAGAAGCAGTTACTGCTCGAAGGTGGGTGGATTACGCTTGCCTGGGGTTCTGGCGTGCTGGGCTGCTTCATCATCGATCGAATGCCTCGCCCCAAGCTCATCGCCGGAGCCCTGGCCGGCTGCATGGTATGCCTTATCATTATTGCCGCTCTGATTGCCAACTTCGTGCCCAGTGACAACAGTGCTGCCCTCAACGCCATTGTCGCATTTCTGTTCATCTACGTCATTTTCTATGAGGGGGGGCTAGACGGCACTCAGTTTGCTTATATCGGCGAGATCTTCCCAACTCACTTGCGCCCCAAGGGCATGAACTTGGGTGTCGCGGGTATTTGCTTGATGAATATCATTTGGCTTCAGTCGGCGCCGGCCGGTATTGCTAATGCGTCGTGGAAGTATTTCCTGGCCTATATTATTCCAGGCTGCTTGGCTGCCATTGGTATCTGGCTTTTCTTTCCCGACACTTGGGGCATGCCTCTCGAAGAAATTGCCATGATTTTTGGA GATGCGGACGAGGTGACCGAAGGTCGAGAAGATGCTTCTGCCTCGGATAACTTGGAAGAGAAACACCGGACGGGGCATGTAGAGCAGACACGGGGCGAAACCATAGTATAA